Proteins encoded together in one Mycobacterium noviomagense window:
- a CDS encoding ABC transporter ATP-binding protein, producing MGTAIEVEGVTKSFGPARVFEDVTMEVPPGEVSVLLGPSGTGKSVFLKCLIGLLKPERGSIVVDGTDITECSAKELYEIRRLFGVMFQDGALFGSMNLYDNVAFPLREHTKKKESEIRDIVMEKLAMVGMAGDEKKFPGEISGGMRKRASLARSLVLDPEIILCDEPDSGLDPVRTAYLSQLLIDINAQIDATIFIVTHNINIARTVPDNMGMLFRRKLVMFGPREVLLTSDEPVVRQFLNGRRIGPIGMSEEKDEATMAEEQAHIEAGHHGGGVEELEGVPPQITATPGMPERKAVKRRQERVRRNLHLLPKDAQEAILESFRNEGVEDVGSRQDYDRDSGRHRGDEEETATMPAQRQ from the coding sequence ATGGGTACCGCTATTGAAGTCGAGGGAGTAACCAAGTCCTTCGGACCCGCGAGAGTCTTCGAAGACGTCACCATGGAGGTCCCCCCCGGTGAGGTCAGTGTGCTGCTGGGCCCATCCGGTACCGGTAAATCGGTGTTCCTGAAGTGTCTGATCGGTTTGCTCAAGCCGGAGCGCGGCTCGATCGTCGTCGACGGCACCGACATCACGGAGTGCTCGGCCAAGGAGCTCTACGAGATCCGCCGGCTGTTCGGCGTCATGTTCCAGGACGGGGCGTTGTTCGGGTCGATGAACCTCTACGACAACGTCGCATTCCCGCTCCGCGAGCACACCAAGAAAAAGGAAAGCGAAATCCGTGACATCGTCATGGAGAAGCTGGCCATGGTCGGTATGGCCGGTGACGAGAAGAAGTTCCCGGGTGAGATTTCCGGTGGTATGCGCAAGCGCGCCAGCCTGGCCCGCTCGCTCGTGCTGGACCCGGAAATCATCCTCTGCGACGAGCCGGACTCCGGTTTGGACCCCGTCCGCACCGCCTACTTGAGCCAGTTGCTGATCGACATCAACGCCCAGATCGACGCCACGATCTTCATCGTGACCCACAACATCAACATCGCCCGCACCGTCCCGGACAACATGGGCATGCTGTTCCGCCGCAAGCTGGTGATGTTCGGTCCTCGGGAAGTGTTGTTGACCAGCGACGAGCCGGTCGTGCGCCAGTTCCTCAACGGCCGCCGCATCGGCCCGATCGGGATGTCCGAGGAAAAGGACGAGGCCACCATGGCCGAGGAGCAGGCCCACATCGAAGCCGGCCACCACGGCGGTGGTGTCGAGGAGCTTGAGGGTGTGCCGCCGCAGATCACCGCGACGCCGGGCATGCCGGAGCGCAAGGCGGTCAAGCGCCGCCAGGAGCGCGTCCGGCGCAACCTGCACCTGCTGCCCAAGGATGCCCAAGAAGCGATCCTGGAATCGTTCCGCAACGAGGGCGTCGAAGACGTGGGCTCGCGGCAGGACTACGACCGTGACAGCGGCCGCCATCGCGGCGACGAGGAAGAGACCGCGACGATGCCCGCGCAGCGGCAGTAA
- a CDS encoding carotenoid oxygenase family protein — protein MRQSAAPDNPYLQGFLAPVHTEVTATDLPVTGQIPDYLDGRYLRNGPNPVAEVDPATYHWFSGDGMVHGVALRDGKAAWYRNRWIRSPRVAKVLGEPAPTRLSPRAGMLSLGANTSVLAHAGRTLALVEGGAANYELTEDLDTVGTCDFDGTLTGGYTAHPHRDPQTGELHAVSYSFARGNTVQYSVIDTNGRARRTVDIEVGGSPAIHDFSLTDKYVVIYDLPVTFDPVQALPANVPRWLGLPARLVLQSLIGRVQMPSPILARINRDPKGGNRYPYAWNPKYQARIGVMPREGSNADIRWFDIEPCYVFHPVNAYSETRQGAEVLVLDVVRYDRMFERDRRGPGDSRPTLDRWTVNLATGSVTAERWDDRSQEFPRINEILTGRRHRFGYTVGLDDGYLVGGASAMRTSLYKHDYQTGSATVAPLDPDLMIGEMCFVPAPTGGAQGDAEDNGILMGYGHHRGSDEGQLLILDAQTCESVATVHLPQRVPMGFHGNWAPNR, from the coding sequence ATCCGTCAGAGCGCTGCGCCCGACAACCCGTACCTGCAGGGCTTCTTGGCGCCCGTCCACACCGAAGTGACCGCCACCGACTTACCGGTCACCGGCCAGATTCCCGACTACCTGGACGGGCGCTACCTGCGCAATGGTCCGAATCCGGTCGCCGAGGTCGACCCGGCGACCTACCACTGGTTCAGCGGAGACGGCATGGTTCACGGCGTGGCGCTGCGCGACGGCAAGGCCGCCTGGTACCGCAACCGCTGGATCCGAAGCCCGCGCGTGGCCAAGGTCCTCGGCGAGCCTGCGCCCACTCGGCTTAGCCCGCGCGCCGGAATGCTGTCCCTCGGCGCCAATACGAGCGTGCTCGCCCACGCCGGCCGCACGCTGGCGCTCGTGGAAGGCGGCGCCGCCAACTACGAGCTCACCGAAGACCTCGACACCGTCGGCACGTGCGACTTCGACGGCACCCTGACCGGCGGTTACACCGCTCACCCGCACCGCGATCCGCAAACCGGGGAGCTGCACGCGGTTTCCTATTCTTTCGCGCGCGGCAACACCGTCCAGTATTCGGTGATCGACACGAACGGACGGGCACGCCGCACGGTCGACATCGAAGTGGGTGGGTCGCCGGCGATCCACGACTTTTCGCTGACCGACAAATACGTCGTCATCTACGACCTGCCGGTGACGTTCGATCCGGTGCAGGCGCTACCGGCGAACGTTCCGCGCTGGCTTGGCTTACCTGCCCGGCTGGTGCTGCAGTCGCTGATCGGGCGCGTCCAGATGCCGAGCCCGATTTTGGCCAGGATCAACCGCGACCCGAAGGGTGGCAACCGCTACCCGTATGCGTGGAACCCGAAGTACCAGGCCCGAATTGGCGTCATGCCACGAGAGGGCAGCAACGCCGACATCCGGTGGTTCGACATCGAACCGTGCTACGTCTTTCACCCGGTCAATGCGTACTCGGAAACCCGCCAAGGCGCCGAAGTCCTCGTCCTCGACGTGGTGCGCTACGACCGGATGTTCGAGCGTGACCGGCGCGGACCCGGAGACAGCCGGCCGACCTTGGATCGCTGGACCGTCAACCTGGCAACCGGGTCGGTGACAGCGGAACGATGGGACGACCGCTCGCAAGAGTTCCCTCGAATCAACGAGATTCTGACCGGCCGTCGGCACCGCTTCGGCTACACCGTGGGCCTGGACGACGGATACTTGGTTGGTGGCGCGTCGGCGATGCGCACCTCGCTGTACAAGCACGACTACCAGACCGGGTCCGCGACCGTCGCTCCTCTTGACCCGGATCTGATGATCGGGGAGATGTGCTTCGTGCCAGCACCGACTGGCGGTGCGCAAGGCGACGCTGAAGACAACGGCATCTTGATGGGCTACGGCCACCACCGCGGCAGCGACGAGGGGCAACTGCTGATCCTCGACGCCCAGACATGTGAATCGGTTGCCACCGTGCATCTGCCGCAGCGCGTACCGATGGGATTTCACGGCAATTGGGCGCCGAATAGGTGA
- the rpoB gene encoding DNA-directed RNA polymerase subunit beta — translation MAVSRQSKKNPSGTQNSSYNSVPGAPNRISFAKLREPLEVPGLLDVQTDSFEWLIGSPHWREAAIARGEENPVGGLEEVLNELSPIEDFSGSMSLSFSDPRFDEVKAPVDECKDKDMTYAAPLFVTAEFINNNTGEIKSQTVFMGDFPMMTEKGTFIINGTERVVVSQLVRSPGVYFDETIDKSTDKTLHSVKVIPSRGAWLEFDVDKRDTVGVRIDRKRRQPVTVLLKALGWTNEQITERFGFSEIMMSTLEKDNTAGTDEALLDIYRKLRPGEPPTKESAQTLLENLFFKEKRYDLARVGRYKVNKKLGLNSENAPTTTTLTEEDVVATIEYLVRLHEGHATMTVPGGVEVPVETDDIDHFGNRRLRTVGELIQNQIRVGMSRMERVVRERMTTQDVEAITPQTLINIRPVVAAIKEFFGTSQLSQFMDQNNPLSGLTHKRRLSALGPGGLSRERAGLEVRDVHSSHYGRMCPIETPEGPNIGLIGSLSVYARVNPFGFIETPYRKVVDGVVTDEIEYLTADEEDRHVVAQANSPIDDNGRFTEPRVLVRRKAGEVEYVSSSEVDYMDVSPRQMVSVATAMIPFLEHDDANRALMGANMQRQAVPLVRSEAPLVGTGMELRAAIDAGDVVVADKSGVIEEVSADYITVMADDGTRHTYRLRKFARSNHGTCANQRPIVDTGDRVEAGQVIADGPCTEHGEMALGKNLLVAIMPWEGHNYEDAIIISNRLVEEDILTSIHIEEHEIDARDTKLGAEEITRDIPNVSDEVLADLDERGIVRIGAEVRDGDILVGKVTPKGETELTPEERLLRAIFGEKAREVRDTSLKVPHGESGKVIGIRVFSREDDDELPAGVNELVRVYVAQKRKISDGDKLAGRHGNKGVIGKILPVEDMPFLPDGTPVDIILNTHGVPRRMNIGQILETHLGWCAHSGWKIDTAGGVPDWASRLPEELLEAEPNKIVATPVFDGAQETELQGLLSATLPNRDGEVLVDGDGKAVLFDGRSGEPFPYPVTVGFMYIMKLHHLVDDKIHARSTGPYSMITQQPLGGKAQFGGQRFGEMECWAMQAYGAAYTLQELLTIKSDDTVGRVKVYEAIVKGENIPEPGIPESFKVLLKELQSLCLNVEVLSSDGAAIELREGEDEDLERAAANLGINLSRNESASVEDLA, via the coding sequence TTGGCAGTCTCCCGCCAGAGCAAGAAAAACCCCTCAGGTACTCAGAATTCTTCTTACAACTCCGTTCCGGGAGCACCCAACCGAATTTCCTTCGCCAAGCTGCGTGAACCACTCGAGGTTCCGGGCCTGCTCGACGTGCAGACCGACTCGTTCGAGTGGCTGATCGGATCGCCGCATTGGCGTGAGGCCGCTATCGCTCGCGGCGAAGAGAATCCGGTCGGTGGGCTCGAAGAAGTGCTGAACGAGCTTTCGCCGATCGAGGACTTCTCCGGCTCGATGTCGCTGTCCTTCTCCGACCCGCGCTTCGACGAGGTCAAGGCACCCGTCGACGAGTGCAAAGACAAGGACATGACGTACGCGGCCCCGCTGTTCGTCACCGCCGAGTTCATCAACAACAACACCGGCGAGATCAAGAGCCAGACGGTGTTCATGGGCGACTTCCCGATGATGACCGAGAAGGGCACGTTCATCATCAACGGGACCGAGCGGGTCGTGGTCAGCCAGCTGGTGCGCTCGCCCGGCGTGTACTTCGACGAGACCATCGACAAGTCCACCGACAAGACGCTGCACAGCGTCAAGGTGATCCCCAGTCGCGGCGCGTGGCTGGAGTTCGACGTCGACAAGCGCGACACCGTCGGGGTGCGCATCGACCGCAAGCGCCGCCAGCCGGTAACCGTGCTGCTCAAGGCGCTGGGCTGGACCAACGAGCAGATCACCGAGCGGTTCGGCTTCTCCGAGATCATGATGTCGACGCTGGAGAAGGACAACACCGCCGGCACCGACGAGGCGCTGCTGGACATCTACCGCAAGCTGCGCCCGGGCGAACCGCCGACCAAGGAGTCCGCGCAGACCCTCCTGGAGAACCTGTTCTTCAAGGAGAAGCGCTACGACCTGGCTCGCGTGGGTCGCTACAAGGTCAACAAGAAGCTCGGCCTGAACTCCGAGAACGCACCCACCACGACGACGCTCACCGAGGAGGACGTCGTCGCCACCATCGAGTACCTGGTCCGCCTGCACGAGGGCCACGCCACGATGACCGTCCCCGGCGGCGTCGAGGTGCCGGTGGAAACCGACGACATCGACCACTTCGGCAACCGGCGGTTGCGCACGGTCGGCGAGCTGATCCAGAACCAGATCCGGGTCGGTATGTCCCGCATGGAGCGCGTGGTGCGCGAGCGGATGACCACCCAGGACGTCGAGGCGATCACGCCGCAGACCCTGATCAACATCCGCCCGGTGGTCGCCGCGATCAAGGAGTTCTTCGGCACCAGCCAGCTCTCGCAGTTCATGGACCAGAACAACCCGCTGTCCGGCCTCACCCACAAGCGCCGGCTCTCGGCGCTGGGTCCCGGTGGTCTGTCGCGTGAGCGGGCCGGGCTGGAAGTCCGCGACGTGCACTCGTCCCACTACGGCCGGATGTGTCCGATCGAGACCCCGGAGGGCCCGAACATCGGTCTGATCGGCTCGCTGTCGGTGTACGCGCGGGTCAACCCGTTCGGGTTCATCGAGACGCCGTACCGCAAGGTGGTCGATGGTGTGGTCACCGACGAGATCGAGTACCTGACCGCCGACGAGGAGGACCGCCACGTCGTGGCGCAGGCCAACTCGCCGATCGACGACAACGGCCGGTTCACCGAGCCGCGAGTTCTGGTGCGCCGCAAGGCTGGCGAGGTCGAGTACGTGTCCTCTTCCGAGGTGGACTACATGGACGTCTCGCCGCGCCAGATGGTGTCGGTGGCCACCGCGATGATCCCGTTCCTCGAGCACGACGACGCCAACCGGGCCCTGATGGGTGCCAATATGCAGCGCCAGGCGGTCCCGCTGGTGCGCAGCGAGGCACCGCTGGTGGGCACGGGGATGGAGCTGCGCGCCGCGATCGACGCCGGTGACGTCGTCGTCGCCGACAAGAGCGGCGTCATCGAAGAGGTGTCGGCCGACTACATCACGGTGATGGCCGACGACGGCACCCGGCACACCTACCGGCTGCGCAAGTTCGCCCGCTCCAACCACGGCACGTGCGCCAACCAGCGTCCGATCGTCGACACAGGCGACCGGGTGGAGGCGGGACAGGTGATCGCCGACGGCCCGTGCACCGAGCACGGCGAGATGGCGCTGGGCAAGAACCTGCTCGTCGCGATCATGCCGTGGGAAGGCCACAACTACGAGGACGCAATCATCATCTCCAACCGGCTCGTCGAGGAGGACATCCTCACCTCGATCCACATCGAGGAGCACGAGATCGACGCCCGCGACACCAAACTGGGCGCCGAGGAGATCACCCGCGACATCCCCAACGTCTCCGACGAAGTGCTGGCCGACCTCGACGAGCGCGGCATCGTGCGCATCGGCGCCGAGGTCCGCGACGGCGACATCCTGGTCGGCAAGGTCACCCCGAAGGGGGAGACCGAGCTGACCCCGGAGGAGCGGCTGCTGCGGGCGATCTTCGGCGAGAAGGCCCGCGAGGTTCGCGATACCTCGCTGAAGGTGCCGCACGGCGAGTCCGGCAAGGTCATCGGCATCCGGGTGTTCTCCCGCGAGGACGACGACGAGCTGCCGGCGGGGGTCAACGAGCTGGTCCGCGTCTACGTGGCCCAGAAGCGCAAGATCTCCGACGGCGACAAGCTGGCCGGCCGGCACGGCAACAAGGGTGTGATCGGCAAGATCCTGCCGGTCGAGGACATGCCGTTCCTGCCGGACGGCACCCCGGTGGACATCATCCTCAACACCCACGGGGTGCCGCGACGGATGAACATCGGCCAGATCCTGGAGACGCACCTGGGTTGGTGCGCGCACAGCGGGTGGAAGATCGACACCGCGGGCGGCGTGCCGGACTGGGCGTCCAGGCTGCCCGAGGAGCTGCTGGAGGCCGAGCCCAACAAGATCGTCGCCACACCGGTGTTCGACGGCGCCCAGGAGACCGAGCTGCAGGGGCTGCTGTCGGCCACGCTGCCCAACCGCGACGGCGAGGTGCTGGTCGACGGCGACGGCAAGGCGGTGCTGTTCGACGGGCGCTCCGGTGAGCCGTTCCCGTACCCGGTGACGGTTGGCTTCATGTACATCATGAAGCTGCACCACCTAGTGGACGACAAGATCCACGCCCGCTCGACCGGGCCGTACTCGATGATCACCCAGCAGCCGCTGGGCGGTAAGGCGCAGTTCGGTGGTCAGCGGTTCGGTGAGATGGAGTGCTGGGCCATGCAGGCCTACGGCGCGGCGTACACGCTGCAGGAGCTGTTGACCATCAAGTCCGACGACACCGTCGGCCGGGTCAAGGTGTACGAGGCGATCGTCAAGGGCGAGAACATCCCCGAGCCGGGGATCCCCGAGTCGTTCAAGGTGCTGCTCAAAGAGCTGCAGTCGCTGTGCCTCAACGTCGAGGTGCTCTCAAGCGACGGCGCGGCCATCGAGCTGCGTGAAGGCGAAGACGAGGACCTGGAACGCGCCGCCGCCAACCTGGGAATCAACTTGTCGCGCAACGAATCTGCCTCTGTAGAAGACTTAGCGTGA
- a CDS encoding ROK family protein gives MLTLALDIGGTTIAAGLVDPVGALVHSAIVATPNSPRAEDIWTPVAKLITDAMTVADGAVRAVGIASAGPIDVPSGTVSPINITCWRGFPLRDRVAAVVPDVPVRLAGDGLCMVLAEHCHGAGRGARFLLGIVVSTGVGGGLVLDGSGYPGRTGNAGHVGHVVVDPDGQPCSCGGRGCVETLAAGPALVRWARANGWRGSPDAGAKHLADAASAGDPVARQAFGRGAKALAAMIASVAAVCDLDRVVIGGGVANAGQLLFDPLRAALAEHAGLDYLTGLRVVPAELGADAGLIGAAILAGL, from the coding sequence ATGCTCACTCTCGCCCTCGATATCGGCGGCACCACTATCGCCGCCGGACTCGTCGACCCCGTCGGTGCCCTAGTACATTCGGCCATCGTTGCGACACCGAATTCGCCACGCGCAGAAGATATTTGGACTCCGGTGGCGAAGCTGATCACCGACGCGATGACCGTGGCCGACGGTGCTGTGCGCGCGGTCGGCATAGCGTCGGCCGGCCCGATCGACGTCCCCAGCGGCACCGTCAGCCCGATCAACATCACCTGCTGGCGCGGCTTCCCGTTGCGCGATCGGGTCGCGGCCGTCGTACCCGACGTGCCCGTGCGCCTGGCCGGTGACGGACTGTGCATGGTCCTCGCTGAGCACTGCCACGGCGCCGGGCGCGGCGCACGTTTCCTCCTCGGCATCGTGGTTTCCACCGGTGTGGGCGGCGGATTGGTGCTCGACGGTAGCGGCTACCCCGGCCGCACCGGCAACGCCGGACACGTCGGCCACGTCGTCGTGGACCCGGACGGTCAGCCCTGTTCCTGCGGGGGCCGCGGCTGCGTCGAGACTCTGGCAGCCGGCCCGGCCCTGGTCCGATGGGCGCGGGCCAACGGCTGGCGTGGCTCACCGGACGCAGGCGCCAAACACCTCGCGGACGCCGCTTCCGCGGGCGATCCGGTGGCCCGGCAGGCATTCGGTCGCGGCGCTAAGGCGCTGGCGGCGATGATCGCCTCGGTCGCGGCGGTGTGCGACCTCGACCGGGTCGTCATCGGCGGGGGAGTGGCTAATGCGGGCCAGCTGCTGTTCGACCCGCTGCGCGCGGCGCTGGCCGAACACGCCGGCTTGGACTACCTCACCGGGCTGCGCGTAGTGCCCGCAGAGCTAGGCGCCGACGCCGGTCTGATCGGTGCGGCCATACTCGCCGGGCTCTGA
- the rplL gene encoding 50S ribosomal protein L7/L12, protein MAKLSTDELLDAFKEMTLLELSDFVKKFEETFEVTAAAPVAAVAAAPGAAAAAEEAGEEQSEFDVILESAGDKKIGVIKVVREIVSGLGLKEAKDLVDSAPKPLLEKVAKEAADEAKSKLEAAGATVTVK, encoded by the coding sequence ATGGCAAAGCTGTCCACTGACGAACTGCTCGACGCGTTCAAGGAAATGACGCTGTTGGAGCTCTCCGACTTCGTCAAGAAGTTCGAGGAGACCTTCGAGGTCACCGCGGCCGCCCCGGTTGCCGCCGTGGCCGCCGCTCCCGGCGCCGCAGCGGCTGCCGAGGAAGCCGGCGAAGAGCAATCCGAGTTCGACGTCATCTTGGAGTCGGCTGGCGACAAGAAGATCGGCGTGATCAAGGTGGTCCGCGAGATCGTCTCGGGCCTGGGCCTCAAGGAGGCCAAGGACCTCGTCGACAGCGCGCCCAAGCCGCTGCTGGAGAAGGTGGCCAAGGAGGCCGCCGACGAGGCCAAGAGCAAGCTCGAGGCCGCCGGCGCCACCGTCACCGTCAAGTAA
- a CDS encoding DUF7158 domain-containing protein, whose amino-acid sequence MIAATVGGVPVSVDEVDARESALRDGPLAGALPARGTSEGRQLRRWLTQLIVTERVVAAEADALGLTAAHAPTEAEVLPDMSARLEIGSIAAAALRDPTARALFVYVTAAVEVSDEEVADYHARNPMRFAVAPRDGDGWRTSALVAPPLAQVRPAITEHLRGAARRRAFRVWLDERRAALVQLAPGYEHPGDPRQPDNTHRH is encoded by the coding sequence ATGATTGCCGCGACCGTCGGCGGCGTGCCGGTCAGTGTCGACGAGGTCGACGCACGCGAAAGCGCGCTGCGTGACGGTCCGCTGGCCGGCGCGCTCCCCGCGCGCGGTACCAGCGAAGGCCGCCAGCTGCGCCGCTGGCTGACCCAGCTGATTGTCACCGAGCGGGTAGTCGCCGCCGAGGCCGACGCTCTCGGCCTGACCGCTGCGCACGCCCCGACCGAGGCGGAAGTGCTGCCGGACATGTCGGCTCGGCTGGAGATCGGCAGCATCGCCGCGGCGGCGTTGCGGGACCCGACGGCTCGCGCGCTGTTCGTGTATGTCACCGCGGCGGTGGAGGTCAGCGACGAGGAGGTCGCCGACTATCACGCCCGCAACCCGATGCGATTCGCTGTAGCACCACGCGACGGTGACGGCTGGCGCACATCGGCCTTGGTTGCCCCGCCTTTGGCGCAGGTTCGGCCCGCGATCACCGAACACCTGCGCGGCGCCGCGCGGCGCCGCGCCTTCCGGGTGTGGCTCGACGAGCGCCGAGCCGCGCTCGTTCAGCTGGCTCCGGGCTACGAGCACCCCGGCGACCCGCGCCAACCCGACAACACCCACCGGCACTGA
- the rplJ gene encoding 50S ribosomal protein L10 yields the protein MGRAEKATAVADIAEQFKASTATLITEYRGLTVANLAELRRSLGSSATYSVAKNTLVKRAATEAGIEGLDELFVGPTAIAFVSGEPVDAAKAIKTFAKEHKALVIKGGYMDGHPLTVAEVERIADLESREVLLAKLAGAMKGNLAKAAGLFNAPASQVARLAAALQEKKEAAPAPAPAETPAAEAPAESPE from the coding sequence ATGGGCAGGGCTGAGAAGGCCACCGCCGTTGCAGACATCGCCGAGCAGTTCAAGGCCTCGACGGCGACTCTGATCACCGAATACCGCGGCCTCACGGTGGCCAACCTGGCCGAGCTGCGCCGCTCACTGGGCAGCTCGGCCACCTACTCGGTCGCCAAGAACACGCTAGTCAAGCGCGCTGCCACGGAGGCTGGCATCGAGGGCTTGGACGAGTTGTTTGTCGGCCCGACTGCCATCGCCTTCGTCAGCGGTGAGCCGGTCGATGCGGCCAAAGCCATCAAGACCTTCGCCAAAGAGCACAAGGCGCTGGTCATCAAGGGCGGCTACATGGACGGGCACCCGTTGACCGTCGCCGAGGTGGAGCGCATCGCCGACCTCGAGTCGCGTGAGGTGCTGCTCGCCAAGCTCGCGGGCGCGATGAAGGGCAACCTGGCCAAGGCGGCCGGACTGTTCAACGCGCCGGCATCGCAAGTGGCCCGGCTTGCCGCCGCACTGCAGGAAAAGAAAGAGGCCGCACCCGCACCTGCGCCCGCGGAAACTCCCGCCGCCGAAGCCCCGGCAGAGAGCCCGGAATAA
- a CDS encoding TetR/AcrR family transcriptional regulator, which produces MSTMSSASEPSVRDKLLHAAVGLLDEHGPDALQTRKVASAAGTSTMAVYTHFGGMRGLIAAVAEEGLRQFDAALAVPETPDPVADLVAIGIAYRRYAIERPHMYRLMFGSTSAHGINAPARDLLALSVAEISDHYPSFAHLVRAVHRSMQVGRITAGSPDDDAAVVSVAAQVWALIHGFVMLELAGHYGADGAAVGPVLAAGASNLLVALGDSPEQVQQSQRAAIQVAARRSGRLT; this is translated from the coding sequence ATGTCAACGATGAGTTCGGCGAGTGAGCCCAGCGTGCGCGACAAGCTGCTGCATGCCGCTGTCGGATTGCTTGACGAACACGGCCCGGATGCGCTGCAGACACGCAAGGTGGCCAGCGCCGCGGGCACCTCGACGATGGCGGTGTACACGCACTTCGGCGGGATGCGTGGGTTGATCGCCGCCGTCGCCGAGGAGGGGTTACGTCAGTTCGACGCCGCGCTGGCGGTGCCGGAAACGCCGGACCCGGTCGCCGACCTGGTGGCCATCGGCATCGCCTATCGGCGGTACGCAATCGAGCGTCCGCATATGTATCGGCTGATGTTCGGCAGCACCAGCGCGCATGGCATCAACGCACCGGCACGCGATTTGCTTGCGCTGAGCGTGGCCGAGATCAGCGACCACTACCCGAGTTTTGCGCACTTGGTGCGGGCTGTGCACCGGTCGATGCAGGTTGGCCGGATTACCGCGGGGTCGCCTGACGACGACGCCGCGGTGGTGAGTGTGGCCGCCCAGGTCTGGGCGCTGATTCACGGGTTCGTGATGCTGGAGTTGGCCGGCCACTACGGGGCCGACGGTGCAGCAGTGGGCCCGGTGCTGGCCGCTGGAGCGTCCAATCTGCTTGTCGCCCTGGGTGATTCACCAGAGCAGGTGCAGCAGTCGCAGCGGGCGGCGATTCAGGTCGCCGCCCGCCGTTCGGGTCGACTTACTTGA